In the Bremerella alba genome, one interval contains:
- a CDS encoding (2Fe-2S)-binding protein yields MAGNVMGQADQAQEQGRTPTPHEITFELNGNQQTVQLDPRTTLVDLLREHLHLPGTKKGCDHGACGACTVHVNGERVLSCLTLAATLNDAKVTTIEGISPEDELHPIQEAFLRCDAYQCGYCTPGQIMSGIACIEEGHARNGEEEAREWMSGNLCRCSAYPNILAALRQTAGAESAEDPASKVKVLSLKEARN; encoded by the coding sequence ATGGCAGGCAATGTAATGGGACAGGCTGACCAAGCGCAGGAGCAAGGACGTACGCCCACTCCACATGAGATCACATTCGAGCTAAATGGTAATCAACAAACCGTACAGCTTGACCCTCGCACGACATTAGTGGATCTGCTTCGAGAGCATCTTCATCTACCAGGCACCAAGAAGGGCTGCGACCACGGGGCCTGTGGGGCGTGTACGGTTCATGTTAATGGAGAGCGAGTTCTCTCCTGTTTGACACTGGCCGCAACGCTTAACGACGCAAAAGTAACGACTATCGAGGGTATTTCTCCTGAAGACGAACTTCATCCTATTCAAGAGGCCTTTCTCCGCTGCGACGCATATCAGTGTGGTTACTGCACCCCTGGCCAGATCATGTCGGGAATCGCATGTATCGAAGAAGGCCATGCCCGGAACGGTGAGGAGGAAGCCCGCGAGTGGATGAGCGGAAATTTATGCCGTTGTTCTGCGTACCCCAATATTCTGGCCGCCCTGCGCCAGACCGCTGGGGCAGAATCGGCCGAAGACCCTGCATCGAAGGTTAAGGTTTTATCGCTCAAAGAAGCAAGGAACTAG
- a CDS encoding cytochrome B6 yields the protein MHSTRIGIWLVVTSLLAAHDLLVATANGQQVPPMAPDNVDVEPPMKESSTPKPKPKTYMEVVKEKPFQEVYEADAAKRDDINQRQADLLGHRYDLTDQPSDIWMSGKRKKVQQGIRIRLPEGMTWERLGDLTPQQIHDQRVFPAGFRPLPHAHHATGGQVFPKNQIDVIAKLEQRNLKRFDVDFDLPDHLTPEFPPPMFLINRPELGDVTQGEVLSIKNYYGLLKGKVTPVQMEGMRLLLTPFPQQQFNQTEDRKTIEPELGVSCLDCHVNGHTNAAFHLNPDTRPQENRFRIDTVSLRGMFNQQIHGSKRSLRSVEDFSQFEQRTAYFDGDHVIAMKKGVHLPDRTDQVAMMAQMQNMLDFPPAPKLDVFGRLDPAKATKQELAGEKIFFGKGRCGECHPAPNYLDDKMHDLQLSRFYDFEMVSGHKDVPAGAIKTFTLRGIKDSPPYLHDGRLLTLEDTVEFFNIALQTKLTADEKAALVAFMRCL from the coding sequence ATGCACTCTACACGAATTGGCATTTGGCTCGTCGTTACTAGTTTATTGGCGGCACATGACCTTCTTGTGGCCACGGCAAATGGTCAGCAGGTTCCCCCCATGGCACCTGACAACGTAGATGTCGAACCCCCTATGAAGGAGTCTTCGACGCCAAAGCCGAAACCGAAGACCTATATGGAAGTGGTTAAGGAAAAGCCTTTTCAAGAGGTTTATGAAGCGGACGCAGCAAAGCGAGATGATATTAACCAACGCCAGGCCGATCTCCTTGGGCATCGCTATGATTTGACCGACCAGCCTTCCGATATATGGATGTCCGGAAAACGAAAGAAAGTTCAACAAGGTATTCGCATCAGATTGCCGGAAGGGATGACCTGGGAACGACTCGGAGATCTCACGCCGCAGCAGATTCACGATCAGCGAGTCTTTCCTGCTGGTTTCCGCCCCTTACCCCATGCTCATCACGCAACCGGCGGACAGGTGTTTCCAAAAAATCAAATCGATGTGATTGCGAAGCTTGAGCAACGAAACTTGAAACGTTTTGACGTGGACTTTGACCTACCAGATCACTTAACGCCTGAGTTTCCGCCACCGATGTTTCTCATTAATCGCCCCGAGCTAGGTGACGTCACCCAGGGCGAAGTTCTTTCCATCAAGAATTATTATGGATTGCTCAAAGGGAAAGTGACGCCGGTACAAATGGAAGGGATGCGACTCTTATTGACTCCTTTTCCGCAACAGCAGTTCAACCAAACCGAGGATCGCAAAACGATCGAGCCTGAGTTGGGCGTATCATGTCTCGATTGCCATGTGAATGGCCACACGAACGCGGCATTTCATCTGAATCCAGATACACGTCCGCAGGAAAATCGTTTCCGGATCGATACGGTTAGCCTTCGTGGTATGTTTAATCAGCAAATCCATGGTTCGAAACGCTCATTACGATCAGTAGAAGACTTTTCTCAATTTGAACAGCGTACGGCCTACTTCGATGGCGATCACGTAATTGCGATGAAAAAGGGAGTGCACCTGCCTGATCGAACGGATCAGGTGGCCATGATGGCTCAAATGCAGAACATGTTGGATTTTCCACCCGCACCAAAGCTCGACGTGTTCGGACGTCTTGATCCTGCCAAAGCAACCAAGCAGGAATTGGCAGGCGAAAAGATTTTCTTCGGCAAAGGTCGCTGTGGCGAATGCCACCCGGCTCCGAATTACCTTGACGACAAAATGCATGACCTACAGCTAAGTCGTTTCTATGACTTCGAGATGGTCAGCGGGCACAAAGACGTCCCAGCCGGTGCGATTAAAACATTTACACTACGAGGTATTAAAGACTCCCCGCCTTACCTGCATGACGGACGTCTTCTTACCCTGGAAGATACTGTGGAGTTCTTCAACATTGCCTTGCAAACCAAGCTGACTGCCGACGAGAAGGCTGCCTTGGTCGCGTTCATGAGATGCTTATAA